In Apostichopus japonicus isolate 1M-3 chromosome 5, ASM3797524v1, whole genome shotgun sequence, a single window of DNA contains:
- the LOC139967345 gene encoding uncharacterized protein, with product MAKFTKVSRSDSIDELFQCPICLDILKSPKVLPCGHVFCLQCLRKEEDNQPNKFLKSCPTCRAAPTPRLKAEFLPGAYMAEQMMERIPLMKVNGVTDDIIDKLVDLMSTRQEKKKQEEREVEKLLEEQKEEIKANIEQVSLNLLQGVRDTLEARKATLLKQVERTYEEKFKRLRRNTEKADDPSMIKSWLWGSINQEPPTSESLLRVLPSDVYELGKQFSPEHSSDGILESLDPDGVISSVPRHKKCNRIVRQECLNAVEAQLAEYGPKELSSRLSETPLVNNPPNSTDTSLELPVSVSARTTCPFITQEKDYPNIVEVTVQHWKKDLRNRGYVLATGSSIRSRTTSAPTKVPVTSIRQRMSSLSTSAKSREQSYSLQLTLKQEKGYASLKAMRLHVNQDFISIATEDEDKTDMRVFTTSDTRRRRQLLSSKMSSRRANAVVAIMTLSNFNGWCMLFQKLLLMFDHNGRMNLEHPLVETSIICAEAHRQDQFIAVNNVCEVVLISVAGNEFGMKPLQSEAVLFPGGRYFDVATLNDALFIAHTEDESRNGNIICCTGLESEELLQKNRAINPPSGFAEVSHPTSICCNGKGSLFALWRDQDNRKGTIIEYRIDDPLSLPDIAMENADKIYTITCSHQGDLITASLNM from the coding sequence ATGGCGAAGTTTACCAAAGTCAGTAGGTCGGACAGCATAGATGAATTGTTTCAGTGTCCGATCTGTTTGGACATTCTGAAGTCACCGAAAGTTTTACCATGCGGCCATGTCTTCTGTCTGCAATGCCTTAGGAAGGAGGAGGATAACCAGCCAAACAAATTTCTGAAATCGTGCCCTACTTGTCGAGCGGCACCTACTCCCAGATTAAAAGCGGAATTTTTACCCGGCGCTTATATGGCTGAACAGATGATGGAACGTATACCTCTCATGAAAGTCAATGGTGTTACAGATGACATCATTGATAAACTCGTTGACCTGATGTCAACTAGAcaggagaagaagaaacaagaagaaagaGAAGTGGAAAAGTTACTGGAAGAACAGAAAGAGGAAATAAAGGCAAATATCGAACAAGTTTCATTGAATCTACTACAAGGAGTCAGAGATACTCTTGAAGCACGCAAGGCAACATTGTTAAAGCAAGTCGAGCGAACTTACGAAGAGAAATTTAAGAGGCTTCGTAGGAACACTGAGAAAGCCGACGACCCATCGATGATAAAATCTTGGCTATGGGGAAGCATCAATCAAGAACCGCCAACGTCGGAATCCTTGTTGCGGGTTCTTCCGTCGGACGTCTACGAGTTAGGTAAGCAATTCAGTCCAGAACATTCCAGCGATGGCATTCTAGAATCTCTGGATCCAGACGGGGTCATAAGTAGTGTACCTCGCCATAAGAAATGCAACCGTATCGTCAGACAAGAATGTTTGAACGCAGTTGAGGCTCAGCTAGCGGAATACGGTCCCAAAGAACTGTCATCTCGATTGAGTGAGACTCCCCTGGTCAATAATCCTCCAAATTCAACTGATACTTCCCTCGAGCTTCCCGTCTCTGTTTCAGCGAGAACTACCTGTCCGTTCATCACTCAAGAAAAAGACTATCCTAACATAGTTGAAGTCACTGTGCAACACTGGAAGAAAGATCTACGCAACAGAGGGTATGTTTTGGCTACGGGGTCCTCTATTCGAAGTCGAACTACATCGGCACCAACGAAAGTCCCCGTGACTTCCATCCGGCAACGCATGTCATCTCTTTCAACATCGGCAAAGTCAAGAGAGCAGTCTTATAGCTTGCAACTGACactaaaacaagaaaaagggTACGCTTCATTGAAAGCGATGAGGTTGCACGTGAATCAGGACTTCATATCGATAGCTACCGAAGATGAGGATAAAACTGATATGAGAGTCTTCACTACCAGTGATACAAGACGCCGCCGACAACTTCTAAGTTCTAAGATGTCATCAAGAAGAGCTAACGCCGTCGTAGCAATTATGACGTTGTCCAACTTTAACGGTTGGTGCATGCTCTTTCAAAAGCTTCTCCTCATGTTTGACCACAATGGCCGCATGAATTTAGAGCACCCGTTAGTCGAGACCAGTATCATTTGTGCAGAAGCTCACAGACAGGATCAATTTATTGCCGTAAATAACGTATGCGAGGTAGTTCTCATTTCCGTGGCTGGTAATGAATTTGGAATGAAGCCTCTGCAATCTGAAGCAGTCTTATTTCCTGGTGGAAGATATTTTGATGTGGCCACTCTAAATGATGCTCTATTCATTGCACATACAGAAGATGAAAGTCGTAATGGAAACATTATCTGTTGTACTGGATTAGAGTCAGAAGAATTACTCCAGAAAAACAGAGCTATAAATCCTCCCTCTGGATTTGCTGAGGTAAGCCATCCGACTAGTATCTGTTGTAATGGCAAAGGTTCACTATTCGCCCTATGGCGAGACCAAGACAATCGCAAAGGTACCATTATAGAGTACCGGATCGACGACCCACTATCTTTGCCAGATATCGCCATGGAAAATGCTGACAAAATCTATACTATCACTTGTTCTCACCAAGGTGATTTGATAACAGCTTCTTTGAACATGTAG